The Calypte anna isolate BGI_N300 chromosome 1, bCalAnn1_v1.p, whole genome shotgun sequence region GTTTTCTTTCTCGCTCTTATCTCATTTGCTTGTTGCTTAATTCACTCCCTTCCTTTTGTCTCTTCCTCCTGAGGATCTATGGCTGCAGCCGCCAGGAGCCCGTTGTTGAAGTCCTTTCATCTGGTCCTGTCATGTCCATTTTGTGGAAGAAAGCCATGTACAGCTACTATGACCCCTTCATTCTCTCAGCACAGGCGGTGCCCCTCAAAGGTGggaaggctggagaagggagGACATAGACACAAGAAGGAGACGGGAGCATCTCCATCACAGGTCCTagaggtgctccatccccaCTGGGGGCAGAATTCACCCTAGACTGCAAGGGTAGAGGTGGTCAGTAGCAAGCAGATTAGATGTTGCTCCCTCACCTGAACTCATACATTAGCATCTGTCTCAAGTCTTTACAGCTCAAGCTCTGGAAAGCAGAGCCTAATTGTAAGACTCCAAGAGAAGTCCAAGTGCTTGTGTATGGATAGACCAGATGTGGACATCACATCCAGATGCACTTGCAGAAAAATGTCAACTCTATATTGGAGTCTAAAGCAGCAATAGATATTACACTTCTCTGGATAAGAAAAGGAGGATAAAAGCCTTGCCAGGTAGAAATGGCCTTTTGAAGGGTGATGATGCAACATCCCAGTCACTTAAGCTATCAGGCCTTAgagctccttccctccttcaACAGGAGTACATGGCACTCCCAGGCTGAGGTTGAGCTGACAGGTAACATAGCTTTTGAATGTCTGTATTTACAGCCTGTGAAGTGAATATAACCCTGCAGGAGGGCCTGGAGCCACAGGGGAAGATCAGGACCCCACACTACCCCAGTTACTACTCTCCCCACACACAATGCACCTGGCACATGACGGTAAGAGCCACCTCCCACAAGAGTATCCACCCCAGCCCTGAAACCCACACAGCACTCCTCAcatctggggggggggggaagtagATCCAATCATCTCAGTCAGATCATCACAAGAAGCAAGCAGAGGGTGGCAGCTGGCCCAGTCTCCACATGATGGGTGTTTCTGAGGGGAAAGGAGTCTAATATCATATGCCAGCACAGAGATGCCATAGCTGAGGAGGAATCTGAAATCTGGTCTCCAGAGGAGTTATTCAAGGCAGAACCAGATTGCTACAAGTAGCTAacctgttttttatttattacctTATTTATTACCATGCTTTCACACTGCAGCAGAgacatcctgggctgcagcatggCCCCTGTTCAGAAGGTGCTTCCTCCTGGTCTGAAATGTGTGGAAATTGATAGCTCTCCCCTTCACATCTACCCTGATGGTCACTGTCACATGGAGCAGTCTGCAGCATGCACAGGAGCCCTCTATACTCTGCTTTGGACCTTCTTTCCTGCAGGTCCCATCACTCTCCTATGGGGTCACCCTGTGGTTTGATGCCTATGCGCTCAGCAGACAGAAGAATGACGTGCCCTGTACCCAAGGCCAGTGGACAATACAGAACAGAAGGTGTGTGCTGGGGTCCTGGTTTCTGTCTCTCACTTCCCACCTGGATTAAACTGGGATTAAACCTCTCTACAGGTTCCCTGTTCACTTCAGCCACCAGGTCTGAGACAGCAGAGCCTATCACCACACTCAGCGGCCACTATTTATGCTGGTGCCTCttgcttttctacttttttcagCCTCACTTGCTCACCAGCTCCCCGGTGAGCATATTTCTTACAAATTTGCTTCAAGCTACCAGCCTGTCTTCTCTGTCTTACTGTTTGCATCAGGCTTCCAAGTTTTCTCCTTTGTGTATAACCTTGATGTCCTCCCACGTCTCCTGTGTTTGCAAATCTGCCTGCCACCACCTCTGCAATATTATCTCTGTGTGTCATTGCCTTGCATCCACCTACGTACAGATCTTCCACCTAGCTCTATATCCTACAGCCTCTTCCCTGTACAGAACTGGGAAAAATCAGCATCATCCAGACAtagctggggctgctgcttaATGCTGCCCAGGCGCAAAGGACCAAAAGCTGATGTGTTTCCATCTCCTTAAAGCATGCAATTTTGGATGGACTTATGGCTTTTGGTTTTCCTCCTACTTAGTGCAAAATTGGCCCTTCCCCTCCAGAACTTCTCCCAGCTCATTTTATTAACTTCTGTTCCACTGCAACTATGGTGGTGAGCTCTTTTCCCCTGAAGAGTCTGATCCAGAAGCTATGCTCCCCACGCTTAGGATTTCCGCCCTACCTTCTTCTCTTAAACTGTAAGCACCACCATTTATACAACATGGTTTATTtggcaaaataaatataagaaTTGAATTGCTTTGTGTGGCCTGAATTAAGCACTTGCCCAGGAAGGGAAACTTCTCCAAAGATAGTAGGGTCACTCTAGACTCTGAATCTCATACCATGTTGAAGGCATCCATATAGCCTACGTGGCCCCCTTCCCACTCCAGCCCCTCCAAGCCCCATTGCCctgctgtgttttcctctcctcccttcctacCTGAGACAttcctcctgtgttttctcCTCAGGTTGTGTGGCCTGAGAACCCTGCAAGCCTATGCTGAGCGGATCCCAGTCACATCCTCTACTGACATCACCATCACCTTCACCTCACAGATCTCCTTAACTGGCCCTGGTGTACAGGCAGCTTACGGCCTCTACAATCAATCTGACCGTAAGTTCAGGCTCCTTCCTGATTCTTAGTGGGGTGGTGGTTACCAACAACTTCTGCACTTGGTTTGTGTTAGGAGGAACACAAGACACATCCTCTGAGAACTAGGTGCCCTCTGTCCTTCAGAAACGTGCTCACAAACCAGTGACGCACACACTGATCTCCCCAAAAGAAGAGGCATTTATGTGCATAGGCCCCCCTCACATTGCCAGAGCATCCATATTCTAAAATCCAAGGTCAGAGAACTGCCTACAGCCGCAGCCCCTGTGACTATACCATGGTCTGGCCTTGAGAATTCAATGAGAGACCTTCTTGCACCTGAAGtgacttttatttcatttataagAGCTGTTAGAGAGACCTGTTTCCTGCTCACCTTGGAATCCATGTGAGTGAGAGACAAATAAAACTGCACtaatacacatacacacatacgTAAATCTTCACCCAGAGTCTGTCTTTCCAAGGTTTCTCCATCTACATCCTAAAGGGTTCCTGTTACACATACCAGTTCCTGAATGCATGCCCCTGCCAACACGTGTCTAACACCAAGCCCTTTGAGGTGCCAGCCAAGTTTTAGTAATGACTCCAAGGAATTTgtttcagctttcctgcagcatttGTAAGGCATGAAACAGCGCTAAACCAGAGGTATAGCACACAGGAGGGTGGTTGTCTGGGCTCTTGCCCATGGGTACAACaggaagcagaaacaaagcCCTATTTCCACTGGTTTAAAACCTTGTTCCATCTGCCCTTGTCCACAACAGATGACAGGGCAGATTTTGGGGACCTTCATCATGTCTGTGGTCAGGAGACTGTGCAGCTCCATGTTCCACATTTAAGCCATGGTGCTCTGCTGCAAGGTCACTGGGGACTAACTACTCACTGGTGGTTTTACAGCTTGTCCTGGGGAGTTCCTGTGTTTGGTGAATGGCTTGTGCGTCCCAGCCTGTGATGGGATCAAAGATTGCCCCAATGGCCTGGATGAGAGAAATTGTGGTGAGTAGTGCCTTCTCCCTGATAATCCCTGGTCTTAGAAGGACAcatcccctttctcctccaaaTGTAGGTCAAGATGAGGAGGATTCAGATGGCCTAGATACTGCCTTTTACTTCCCCTCCAGGAGCTTAAACATCTGCATCCTTAAAAGCTTTATCCCATTGCTGTACGGCTGCAGCCTgctcaggaaggagaagcaATGCTGCTTGCTCCCTTGCACTGAACAGTCATCCCAAGAGAATCACCCTAACCCCCATACACCAGGAGCTCCAGGCATCCTGAAAGAAGCCCCTTTTGCCCGGCCTGTCTCCCACCTTGTCCTGCTTTTCCCCCACTCAAGCCAGACAGTCAGCTTCAGCCCTGGCCTACAGCCCCCTCTGCTGCCGCACCACTCAGCATTCCCCTTCCAAGCCCCCCAGTCTGCCCACACACCCCCAAGCCCACCTGCTGCCCTGCTCTCTCACCTTCCCTACAAGACCATTTGTGACAATTGGTCTGTACAGATTCTCAACCATATATTGTGCCCCAGTTTGGGATCATCTAAGTTCTTGATCAGCCATCAGTTCTTCAAGCCGATATCAATTAGTGCTGATGCAGATACCATCCTTGGCATGCCAGGCTCCTGCAAGCCCCCATTCTCAGAAACACTTCCTCAGGCTCAGACCTGACACCTAGTTCATCTCTTCTCTCATCCCTGGTGTGAGTGAAGGGCTCATCACATTGCTGCCACCACTAATTTTTCATTAGTTGTCCCCTGCAGTTGTATTTTTCACAGTTAGAAAGGAGATAGTGGCCAATTCTGAATAGCTCAGAGGAAGATAAAGAAAAGTGTaaagtgaaaggaaagagaaatttttcACAAGCAGTGCTGGAAATGTGAGAGCTCTCACAGGATCACAGTTTTGTATTGTGCCCAGTCTTGCTAATGGGGCAGTCTGTCCCATCATCCAGATGTCTGACATGGGGATTGCTTGCTTCTCACATGCACATATGGATACAGATGCATCCTTAAGAATATCTACTCTTTTCTTGAATCCTGCCAGCTTCTTGGCCCCAGGGATATCTTGTGCCATTCAGTTCCATGGGTTAACACAGACCAAGactgaacataaaaaaaaagcaattgtttCTCAGGGTTTTCAAATGTCtctttgtatttgaaaaagaaaatagaaacattGGGATACCCTTCCCAAATGCTTTCTATTGCTGCATTTCTGCTTATTCACTCCATATCTGTATGGAACAgtccctttctttccttaaaatcaGTGTTTGCACTGTCTCATTCCTTCATCTGGAAGTCTCACATGAATTACTGAAGAAATTCTAATAAttgaagacagaaaatgccAAGGAGGTACTGGTCCACCACACTGGGTGTTGCACATGGATGCACACAAGCACAGGACAAGTCCCTGCTATGCAAATGTATAATCAGAAGTCAAACTCTTTGTAGGGTAGACATCTTGGGCCCATTTTATCTTGAGGAGCTATTGGAGCCCATGGACATCAAAGAATCCACTGTTGTTCAGGGCTCACCTATGAGAGAGCAaggggagcagctgctctgcagaggaaagtGACCCACGAGCTGAGTGAGGGTGACAGTAAGGCAGGAGGAACAGTGATCTCAGCAGGCAGGATGCAGACCTACAGAAACTGAGCAAGGCAAATAGACCAAGTCTGGTGATTGTAACCTGGGGGCAACCAAGAGTCCAGTAACCACAGTAGATGTCCATAATGATGAGCCAGGTCTGAAGCCAAGCCACGAAGTCGAGGAAAGTTAAGCCAGCATCACCAAAGTGCAAGACAGCGTAGACATACCTACAATGCAGATCAGGCAAAGACTACACAGCTGCACTATACAAGAGCTGGTCTTAAACACCTTACTAGGTGGgggaagaggctgcagagccagctggTGCACCTAGGACCCTGACCTCACACCTAATGCTGTGTCATTCATTCCTGATTCCCGGGTCCTTCCTTCCCACACAGTGTGCCCTGCAAAGTTCCAGTGCCATGAGGACAGCACTTGCATCAGGTTCAGCAGGGTCTGTGATCAGCAGCTGGACTGTGCCAACGGGAGCGACGAGGAGCAGTGCGGTGAAGGTAGGGAGGGGAGAGCACTGGGCTGACAAATACCTTCCCCCTGCTCTGAAGCCAAGGCTGTGGGTACTGTACTTCATTCTTGTGAGATAAAGGCACCAGCTGGGAGTTGACATGTCTGACTTGCTCACAATGTTTGCTCTGCAGGTGACAAAGCTTGTTCAGGAAATTCCCTGTCGTCATTTATGGAGTTCCCCCATCTCTCTATACCCCCTACTTGAAGGACCTCAGGTTGTGTCTACAGCCTGCTGCCTTCCTTCATCCTCAGCTCCCCTTCCTCATTGCAGGAGTCCCCTGTGGCCCTTTTACCTACCGCTGTGAAGATGGGACCTGTGTGAAGAAACCCAACCCTTTGTGTGACACCACTGCAGATTGCAAGGACCTGTCTGATGAGAAGCATTGTGGTGAGGAAACACTCAGTCTCATGTCAGCCAGGCAGGTTCAGTATGCAACCTAGCTGAAAGCCACCTCCTTGTCCCCCTGCCACCCTCCCTTGTTCCACCACCTTCCTCCTAcctcagccccacagcagcagagcacctgctccatcctgcagtggcagcagcaatgAGCCAGCTTTCTGTGCTAAGCTGTAAGCAGATATTTGTACAGGCAGAGACATCAGACCAGACAGACATGTCTCACAGACCAGGTCCTACCCATAGGCCCATTGGACCGCTCTGCTGGCTTATGTGAAGTAATGCCCTCCTGCAAGCCTCCAGCCAGGGAATGCACAGTCCTTGGCAGGGAGAGAgcttgtgttttgatttttctgcttttttttcctggagcctCAATGGGCAGCAAAAGGGGATGACTGCAAAGGTTCCCCTAACCCAAAGGAACCCCCAGGCTGCCACTTGATGCAGGGTAAGGCTGTGTGAGCACTCTCTAGACCTGTCCTGGACAGCATATAAAGCATCTGCTGGCTGGGTAATGCAAGGGGATTAGAGGTCAAACACTGCAGTCAATGTAAAGGAAGGGTGGGAACAGTATTATCATATTCCCTTCCTCCCCTGAAGTACCTGCTgtgtctcctcctcctcagactGTGGGCTGCAAGCCCCTCTCAGCAGGATCGTGGGTGGTGAGAATTCTGTGGAAGGGGAATGGCCGTGGCAGGCCAGCCTGCAAGTTCGGGGACGCCACATTTGTGGGGGAACCCTGATTGCTGACCGCTGGGTGGTCTCAGCTGCACACTGCTTCCAGGATGAGAGGTAAACAGAGAGGGAAGGGTGCTGGACAGAAGGATTTTCATTGCTCTCCATGTCATGCGTGATGGGAGGATCATGTGGATTGTGAAAATGTTATGGGGGAGCCACATCCTTTGTCTGGCACACATGCCATACTTCTCCATGGCTTGGACCTGGAGAAATGGATATTGATACACTCACTAGTATGTGGGCGTGCATGCAAGGAAAaaggggcagtgctgggatCCACAGAGCAGCTTTGGGAGGGCAATAGTTGTAGAATACACTTCATAGCTCCTCCTTTGCCTTGGCTCTGCCTTGTTGCTACACTGCCACAACCATGGAGGTGTCAGCATGTGCTAGGAGAGGCTCGGATAGCATTAGCTGTGGAGGACGTTGCTTGGGTCCCATGCTGCTCACCCCCAGGACTTGGTTTTTTAGGAGGAAGAATGGTCTCCCCCCCAGTTCCATCCATCCAGCACATGTACCACGACAGCAGCAGTAAGATACAGTTCGGGGGAGTCGACTCGTTCTTTCAAACTGGGAAGCAGTGAGGACAAGGAAGGTCCATAGCCATGCTCAGGGCTTGGTGGGAGAAGGAATGTGCACCCTCAGGCCCAGTCTCCACCTTCTCCAAACTCCCCTTTCCCGATGCCAGTGAGCAGGTGGGAATCCCACCCCTGGACTTCCCCAGCCGACTTTGCCTCCTAGTGACAGGAGCCTTGGCAGGACAGGGGCTGCTTTGCAGTTGTGCTTCTCAcctcaccctgctcctgccaTGTTCCTGCCTGTGTCCTACAGCTCTTCAAGGAAGCCCACCAGCACTGGGAGCAGGCATTTCAAGTGGCC contains the following coding sequences:
- the TMPRSS6 gene encoding transmembrane protease serine 6 isoform X6, with the translated sequence MTAERVNTMLHQELSTRFNSSDSPSYQMEYRVNPDSLVLLESSVKDIVVLKSTLGCYRYSYVQDDDVLRLEGPDYLASSCLWHLHGLKGYMIKLRLEWTIPDCRDRLAMYDAAGPLEKHLITSIYGCSRQEPVVEVLSSGPVMSILWKKAMYSYYDPFILSAQAVPLKACEVNITLQEGLEPQGKIRTPHYPSYYSPHTQCTWHMTVPSLSYGVTLWFDAYALSRQKNDVPCTQGQWTIQNRRLCGLRTLQAYAERIPVTSSTDITITFTSQISLTGPGVQAAYGLYNQSDPCPGEFLCLVNGLCVPACDGIKDCPNGLDERNCVCPAKFQCHEDSTCIRFSRVCDQQLDCANGSDEEQCGEGVPCGPFTYRCEDGTCVKKPNPLCDTTADCKDLSDEKHCDCGLQAPLSRIVGGENSVEGEWPWQASLQVRGRHICGGTLIADRWVVSAAHCFQDESLASTSIWTVYLGKYFQNATSHTEVSFKVIRLFLHPYYEEDSHDYDVALLQLDHPVIISPLIQPICLPAPSHFFEPGLHCWITGWGALKEGGHISNVLQKVDVEIIQQDICSEAYHYTISPRMLCAGYHNGKKDACQGDSGGPLACKERSGRWFLAGLVSWGMGCARPNHYGVYTRITQVLGWMNQTMS